A genomic segment from Lignipirellula cremea encodes:
- a CDS encoding carboxylesterase family protein, with product MRFRRFLLTCALCLLAAGPLHGEVRWNASFTENYRSEADGADVAFQVQSPPEVEGVELYPLVVVLNGGPRVSPADKFPFFQVRPSLNKIWGYRTLSTYDAMQVIAFMKQNYPIDPNRVYLVGSSAGGSGAMHLASCFPDEFAAVLPLIAAGNNYPLVNFTNLPVAFHHGDRDWVSSVCNVRVQTQRLQALGCPTLLQEYAGAGHSVPGSHEPLMAWLFAQRRNPAPRSLRHECESPSLGRSYWLQIQEFENPHQRASVEAQIASDVATIRPRNITAFSLALHLLPDVKSIRIGDQQLPARENYRLDAGRWQIADVPQKRSTRPYEAGGAANLYQGEPLLIVYGTGGDHPAQFQAAAQKLAAYGGPIHTPMPRRFAVVADDALTRDQQARCNLILLGTPQENRITAALLPRLPVSLKGQVLAAGDRLPVRLEDQVMGLLHPHPDHPQRLVYVLAPFTDEAGLTLFGENPQTFLPGSDGFDRVSQPDLVVQDLQHRIARQMQFGKDWRWLDLPGSNRPIPSRFADRVPLAHACMALMLGQSHVDFALWWGPADKGMWGVDFNPLLAFDPDSYTLADFRTQHRLCETMLGSVSGAELKEIWNRWGSTQELLSHPQIALETLNDDALYRLHLPMDLYIKLGQRQKNLGDPKPGPAFAAEELIPRIFEQKEPR from the coding sequence GTGCGTTTCAGGCGGTTCCTGCTGACCTGCGCGCTCTGCCTGCTCGCTGCTGGCCCGTTACATGGCGAAGTCCGCTGGAACGCAAGCTTCACGGAGAACTATCGCAGCGAGGCCGATGGCGCCGATGTGGCCTTTCAGGTTCAAAGTCCGCCGGAAGTCGAAGGCGTCGAGCTTTACCCGCTCGTCGTTGTGCTGAACGGCGGACCGCGCGTTTCCCCCGCCGACAAGTTTCCTTTTTTCCAGGTGCGTCCGTCGCTTAATAAAATCTGGGGTTACCGGACCCTTTCGACGTACGACGCAATGCAAGTCATCGCGTTCATGAAGCAGAACTACCCGATCGATCCCAACCGGGTCTACCTTGTCGGTTCGTCGGCGGGCGGCAGCGGCGCGATGCATCTGGCGTCTTGCTTTCCAGACGAATTTGCGGCCGTGCTTCCCCTGATCGCAGCAGGCAACAATTACCCGCTGGTCAATTTCACCAATCTGCCGGTCGCCTTTCACCATGGCGATCGCGACTGGGTGTCGTCGGTCTGCAACGTGCGCGTCCAGACCCAGCGGCTGCAGGCGCTAGGCTGCCCGACGCTGCTCCAGGAGTACGCCGGCGCCGGTCACAGCGTTCCGGGATCGCACGAGCCGCTGATGGCCTGGCTCTTCGCGCAACGTCGCAATCCGGCTCCCAGGTCGCTTCGCCATGAATGCGAATCGCCTTCGCTGGGGCGTTCGTACTGGCTCCAGATCCAGGAGTTTGAGAATCCGCATCAGCGGGCGTCTGTCGAGGCCCAGATCGCCAGCGACGTCGCCACGATCCGTCCTCGGAACATCACCGCGTTTTCGTTAGCGCTGCATCTCCTGCCCGACGTGAAGTCGATTCGCATCGGCGACCAGCAGTTGCCCGCGCGGGAAAACTACCGGCTGGACGCAGGCCGCTGGCAAATCGCCGACGTCCCTCAGAAACGTTCGACGCGTCCCTACGAAGCGGGCGGCGCCGCCAATCTTTACCAGGGGGAACCGCTGCTGATTGTCTATGGAACGGGCGGCGATCACCCCGCCCAGTTCCAGGCCGCCGCACAAAAACTCGCCGCGTACGGCGGGCCCATTCATACCCCGATGCCCCGGCGTTTTGCGGTTGTAGCCGACGACGCTCTGACTCGCGACCAGCAAGCCCGGTGCAACCTGATCCTGCTGGGCACGCCGCAGGAAAACCGCATCACCGCAGCGCTTTTGCCGCGACTGCCCGTCTCCCTGAAAGGCCAGGTCCTTGCCGCTGGAGACCGCCTGCCTGTAAGACTTGAGGATCAGGTGATGGGGCTGCTCCACCCCCACCCCGATCACCCTCAGCGTCTGGTCTACGTTCTCGCGCCGTTTACCGACGAAGCGGGTCTGACTCTCTTTGGTGAAAACCCACAAACCTTTCTGCCCGGCTCGGATGGTTTCGATCGCGTCAGCCAGCCGGATCTGGTGGTGCAGGACCTGCAGCATCGTATCGCCCGCCAGATGCAGTTCGGCAAGGACTGGCGCTGGCTGGATTTGCCGGGTAGCAACAGGCCGATCCCTTCCCGGTTTGCCGACCGCGTTCCTCTTGCACACGCCTGCATGGCGCTGATGCTTGGTCAGAGTCACGTGGATTTCGCGCTTTGGTGGGGCCCCGCCGACAAAGGAATGTGGGGCGTCGATTTTAATCCGCTGCTGGCCTTCGATCCGGACTCCTACACTCTCGCTGATTTTCGCACGCAGCACCGTCTTTGCGAGACGATGCTGGGCAGCGTTTCCGGTGCGGAACTCAAAGAAATCTGGAACCGCTGGGGGAGCACGCAGGAGCTGCTCAGCCACCCGCAGATCGCACTCGAGACGCTCAACGACGACGCCCTGTATCGGCTTCACCTACCCATGGATCTGTACATCAAGCTCGGACAGCGTCAGAAGAACCTGGGCGATCCCAAGCCAGGCCCCGCGTTTGCCGCCGAGGAACTCATTCCTCGCATCTTCGAACAAAAGGAACCGCGCTGA
- a CDS encoding alpha/beta hydrolase-fold protein — MYRLERSFLLICTALVWFSAGAVAQENPDRVVQEGVPQGTVTVGQFSDSEIFPGTQRDYSVYVPAQYKADQPARLMVFMDGRGYANPQGAFRVPVVLDNLIHRQAIPVTIAVFVNPGTIPATAKGAQSRSNRSFEYDSLGDRYANFLVDEFLPVALKGLNVSADPADRAVCGISSGGICAFTAAWEKPEQFGKVLSHIGSYTNIRGGWAYPGLVRKTKEDPKAIKVYLQDGRDDLNNLHGDWPLGNQDLAAALQYAGYTYKLVMTDGGHSSKWGGEVLPEAIQWLWDDKAESTDLPSEQTRPAWEPHPDAVRQEQTPEGSVQIMEPWESTIFPGTTRDWSVYVPAQYKPEQPAALMVFQDGERMRDVNGRWRIPIVFDNLIARGDMPPTIAVFINPGHEKSKPRQKGRHSNRSLEYDSLGDRYARFLLEEIIPEVQKRYNISDDPDMHAIGGSSSGAICAFTAAWERTGFFRKVYSSVGSFTNLRGGNVYPALVRKSEPKPIRVYMADTSGDVDNAFGSWPWSNQRMASALKYMGYDVRFDWAEGYAHNADFGGGRFPEAMKWLWRKETPTPTLDTRGDLGGDLTLLNLLIRGETWELVADDLGFADALCADKAGNLYFCDMKAPAIIRIDAADGTRTELAKESVSGLEFSPDEALLYGCQGAQNRVISINPSSGEVKTVAKGVKPNDLAVTRDGFLLITETGAHQVTRINPRTGEVAPVDIGIARPNGIALSNDGGTLAVSDSGGAHTWTFRVNEGGVLDAKMPTMPMRLPIDQKGEFRFHEAPPYVAASRGDGMAVDKIGRFYVTSALGVQIFDPTGRPCGVLPKVDEDQPLTTCMLAGKDHSTLYIAHGKRIYRRKLTVEKPKR, encoded by the coding sequence ATGTATCGTCTTGAACGTAGTTTCCTTCTGATCTGTACCGCACTCGTGTGGTTCTCCGCAGGCGCCGTGGCGCAGGAGAATCCAGATCGCGTTGTGCAGGAAGGCGTTCCCCAGGGAACGGTCACTGTGGGACAGTTCAGCGACAGCGAGATCTTTCCCGGGACACAGCGCGACTACAGCGTGTATGTTCCGGCGCAGTACAAGGCGGACCAGCCGGCCAGGCTGATGGTGTTCATGGACGGTCGCGGCTACGCCAATCCGCAAGGCGCTTTTCGCGTGCCGGTCGTGCTCGATAACCTGATTCATCGCCAGGCGATTCCCGTCACGATCGCCGTGTTTGTGAATCCGGGAACGATTCCCGCCACGGCCAAAGGGGCCCAGAGTCGCAGCAATCGCTCGTTTGAATACGACTCGCTGGGAGATCGCTACGCGAACTTTCTCGTTGACGAGTTCCTGCCGGTCGCGCTCAAAGGGCTGAACGTTTCAGCCGATCCGGCGGATCGAGCGGTCTGTGGAATCTCGTCCGGCGGCATCTGTGCGTTCACGGCGGCGTGGGAAAAGCCGGAACAGTTTGGCAAGGTGCTCAGCCACATCGGCAGCTATACCAACATTCGCGGCGGCTGGGCGTATCCCGGGCTGGTTCGCAAAACGAAGGAGGATCCGAAAGCGATCAAGGTCTATCTGCAGGACGGACGCGACGATCTGAATAACCTGCACGGCGACTGGCCGCTGGGCAACCAGGATCTGGCGGCGGCGTTGCAGTATGCCGGCTATACGTACAAGCTGGTCATGACCGACGGCGGACACAGCAGCAAGTGGGGCGGCGAAGTCCTGCCGGAAGCCATCCAGTGGCTCTGGGACGACAAGGCCGAATCGACCGATCTTCCGAGCGAACAGACCCGACCCGCCTGGGAGCCGCATCCCGACGCCGTGCGGCAAGAGCAGACGCCGGAAGGCAGCGTCCAGATCATGGAGCCGTGGGAATCCACGATTTTTCCTGGCACAACCCGCGACTGGTCTGTCTATGTGCCCGCCCAGTACAAGCCGGAGCAGCCTGCCGCGCTGATGGTCTTTCAAGATGGCGAGCGGATGCGCGATGTCAACGGTCGCTGGCGCATCCCGATCGTGTTCGACAATTTAATCGCGCGGGGAGACATGCCGCCGACCATCGCCGTCTTTATCAATCCGGGCCATGAAAAGTCGAAGCCGCGACAGAAGGGAAGGCATTCGAATCGCAGTCTGGAATACGATAGCCTGGGCGACCGCTATGCCCGCTTCCTGCTGGAAGAGATCATTCCCGAGGTGCAGAAGCGATACAACATTTCGGACGATCCCGACATGCACGCCATTGGCGGTTCCAGTTCCGGAGCGATCTGCGCGTTCACCGCAGCGTGGGAGCGGACAGGCTTCTTCCGCAAGGTATATTCGAGTGTCGGCAGCTTTACGAACCTGCGGGGCGGCAATGTCTATCCGGCGCTCGTTCGCAAGTCCGAGCCAAAACCGATTCGCGTCTACATGGCCGACACCAGCGGCGACGTGGACAACGCCTTTGGCAGCTGGCCGTGGTCCAATCAGCGCATGGCGTCGGCGCTAAAGTATATGGGCTACGACGTACGCTTTGACTGGGCCGAAGGCTACGCGCATAACGCGGACTTTGGCGGGGGTCGCTTCCCGGAAGCGATGAAATGGCTGTGGCGAAAAGAAACGCCGACGCCGACGCTCGACACCCGCGGCGATCTGGGCGGCGATCTCACTCTGCTTAACCTGTTGATCCGCGGCGAGACCTGGGAACTTGTCGCCGACGACCTGGGTTTCGCCGATGCGTTGTGCGCGGACAAAGCAGGCAATCTCTATTTCTGCGACATGAAAGCCCCGGCGATCATCCGCATCGATGCGGCCGATGGAACCAGGACGGAACTGGCGAAAGAATCCGTCAGCGGACTGGAGTTCAGCCCCGATGAGGCCTTGTTGTATGGCTGCCAGGGAGCGCAGAACCGTGTGATTTCCATCAATCCCAGCAGCGGCGAAGTGAAGACCGTCGCCAAAGGCGTCAAGCCGAACGATCTCGCCGTGACGCGCGACGGCTTCCTGCTGATTACCGAAACAGGCGCGCATCAGGTGACTCGCATCAATCCGCGAACAGGCGAAGTCGCCCCCGTCGACATCGGGATCGCCAGACCGAACGGCATTGCGCTGTCCAACGATGGCGGGACGCTGGCCGTCTCGGATTCCGGCGGTGCGCACACCTGGACCTTTCGAGTCAACGAAGGCGGCGTCCTCGACGCGAAGATGCCGACGATGCCGATGCGTCTGCCGATCGATCAAAAGGGCGAGTTCCGTTTTCACGAAGCGCCGCCGTACGTGGCCGCTTCGCGCGGCGACGGCATGGCGGTTGATAAGATCGGCCGATTCTATGTGACCAGCGCACTGGGCGTACAGATCTTCGACCCCACCGGCCGTCCTTGCGGAGTGCTGCCAAAAGTCGACGAGGACCAGCCGCTCACCACCTGCATGCTGGCCGGCAAAGATCACAGCACGCTCTACATCGCCCACGGCAAGAGAATCTATCGGCGCAAGTTGACCGTCGAAAAACCGAAACGCTAA
- a CDS encoding outer membrane protein assembly factor BamB family protein: protein MKSSVFLITAIVLFAGPLQAEVVYRTPLSEAGQSGVCLHGDRLFLTVHAKLEGPLTGGFYDSSDIVGQCFDKVSGKLLWEVELPGSYAGRVLESWHDATSLLPVADDDHVVFHNLNGMLACYTHAGKLVWKRTWQAPDPDIKNGRMFLHGKQLLVALPSDRIAVPASKKHLALPFYQIHAIDLSTGKDDWISPTLLTHATQYSVSEWQGQPVLVASMIDLSHWKFGLPRQGFLLSLKTGQPILTFALPPTIPHQKNQLCRGKFVVTASAGSQTKFQLVDPASGEITEEFAMEKPDHYFAWNGSKYAEQPFTPEYTDRRLQGKGQPTASTVHVVGHRIFFWRYDSGDIGCLDTLTGEWVLVEAPIQVLTDKTIWNEADFQYTDGILNARSQVVNERVGTTRGIQRGGFGHTNPAWPIKQGDQLFWQGGAGVLYVIDLTKPFSPAALRWESIDTTGGSWTFGEPAVDDTHLYIRSQRELVKLTR from the coding sequence ATGAAATCAAGCGTCTTCCTGATCACAGCGATCGTTCTCTTTGCCGGTCCGCTGCAGGCCGAAGTGGTTTACCGCACGCCGCTGAGCGAAGCGGGGCAGTCCGGCGTTTGCCTGCACGGCGACCGCCTGTTCCTCACGGTTCACGCTAAACTTGAGGGCCCGCTCACGGGCGGTTTTTACGATAGCAGCGACATCGTCGGCCAGTGTTTCGACAAGGTGTCAGGCAAGCTGCTGTGGGAGGTTGAACTGCCCGGATCTTACGCCGGCCGCGTTCTCGAATCGTGGCACGACGCGACCAGTCTGCTGCCTGTGGCGGACGACGATCATGTGGTGTTTCACAACTTGAATGGGATGCTGGCCTGTTATACCCATGCGGGCAAGCTGGTCTGGAAACGAACCTGGCAGGCGCCTGATCCCGACATCAAAAACGGGCGGATGTTCCTGCATGGCAAACAGCTGCTGGTAGCGTTGCCGTCGGACCGCATCGCGGTGCCGGCCAGCAAGAAACATCTGGCGTTGCCGTTCTACCAGATCCACGCCATCGACCTGTCCACAGGCAAGGACGATTGGATTTCGCCGACGCTGCTCACGCACGCTACGCAATACAGCGTGAGCGAGTGGCAGGGCCAGCCGGTCCTGGTGGCGTCGATGATCGACTTGTCGCATTGGAAGTTTGGCCTGCCGCGGCAAGGCTTTCTGCTGTCGCTGAAAACCGGACAACCGATTCTGACTTTCGCTTTGCCGCCGACGATTCCGCATCAGAAGAACCAGCTTTGTCGCGGCAAGTTCGTCGTGACGGCCAGCGCCGGCAGCCAGACTAAGTTCCAGCTGGTAGATCCTGCTTCTGGCGAAATCACCGAGGAATTCGCCATGGAAAAGCCGGACCACTACTTCGCCTGGAACGGGTCAAAATACGCCGAGCAGCCGTTTACGCCCGAGTACACAGACCGGCGACTGCAGGGGAAGGGGCAGCCCACCGCTTCGACCGTGCATGTAGTCGGGCATCGTATTTTCTTCTGGCGCTACGACAGCGGCGACATCGGTTGCCTCGACACGCTGACGGGGGAATGGGTTCTGGTCGAAGCGCCGATTCAAGTTCTGACCGACAAGACAATCTGGAACGAAGCCGATTTCCAGTACACCGACGGTATCCTCAACGCGCGCTCCCAGGTCGTGAATGAACGCGTCGGAACCACCCGCGGCATTCAGCGCGGCGGTTTCGGCCATACCAATCCCGCCTGGCCCATAAAGCAAGGGGACCAGCTCTTCTGGCAAGGGGGAGCGGGCGTCCTCTACGTCATCGACCTGACAAAACCGTTCAGCCCCGCCGCCCTCCGCTGGGAGTCGATCGACACCACAGGAGGTTCATGGACCTTTGGCGAACCGGCAGTCGATGACACGCACCTGTACATTCGATCGCAACGGGAACTGGTGAAGCTCACCCGGTAA
- a CDS encoding outer membrane protein assembly factor BamB family protein, which translates to MTARRCLLCLFSSWLAAAMALPTQAQWPAYRADASRSGISRTTITLPLRERWRLEAQQKPAPAWPDPVKEAHRLDFDAGPQLVVAEGAVFFGSSADDTLRAVDARTGRVRWSFTTGGPIRFAPAVDQGRVYAASDDGYLYCLDAAQGDLLWKFHAAGRDDRVLGNGRFISRWPLRSGVLVDGGVAYLTAGMWPSEGVMIYALDAESGKVKWCNDTADALYLAQPHAKAYSLTGVSPQGYLLANKELLFVPTGRGAPAAFDRQTGELRYFRPAESKTHGGCWATLAGPRLFNGGLVYTAATGDQIACPTPGVPLWAKEDFDFGTRQKILGYRGQRILADGEDVLGRRSGYCLALAGNLLLEGSEGALTAYDRQSKQAQTVLWETQLPGGVRSIAVSDAAVFAATDRGDVYCFEHQAETDATLAPAATHAPAVIVKSLAASPFADAVVAAAELANLSKGYALVVGDAALAESLVERLSLHVVCLLESDAEIARVRARLVASGVYGAKISVQSVDRLRNGDCPAFFANLIVVDPSVENVAGEEVWRLLRPCGGVLCFLGSNLQDARQKVASVEDPPEARGELKGLAWLRRGKLPGAFDWDSPSSADQRVRWPLELAWFGGPGPARMQDRHQTSIAPPVVANGRYFVAGEQQVIAVDAYNGVELWSHAFVEGTIGEKSAVRLEGLAADDQFVYYRLGEDWRRLDAQSGEKLSSVAELPAGLHPWGRPSRRDEPFAMSLRAHALTKESVPRMYYRAYGCNQVLAADGVDFFRSGTLGLYDLNDDSGLRNFGGVRPGCWRSHNAAFGVFLSSEGSSGCRCTYNFQTSLMLAPTTKRRHEDWAVYHDLPTNGLVRRMHLNLGAPGDRRDQEGRLWLAYPRPKQAITLQLPVAIDGGAAYHFDADRWPVQNTDQPWIYSSGYRGLRRVTIDLDQQQPLISVAQPASPIVDGQMAEGEWIATAQASLLPLQNRQNRGAPNRALIDPADWTPEVRFAHDDENLYVAFHQANRLDQRGKPYAWRKTTTGSNASVWSDDSCELFLSDTDQKTVLHFGVSASGATFDARLQPGDALESVAWDAPWKASVAADDEAFLVELAIPFQTLREAGLSPSHLLANLQTNWAGWSMPLRFLGSRGRRACENFSPLGLGVAPPSPRRRFHVRLHFADPDADPDSAVADKGPFAIQIQGKTVRTAFTPQAAVGQSAAAIVAEFSDIGATDSLTIDFVPSNGQELGVSLSGIEIEEQAE; encoded by the coding sequence ATGACTGCGCGACGATGCTTGCTCTGTCTTTTTTCCAGTTGGCTTGCGGCCGCCATGGCTTTGCCGACGCAGGCCCAGTGGCCCGCTTATCGCGCTGATGCGAGTCGTTCGGGGATCAGTCGCACGACGATCACCTTGCCGCTACGCGAGCGGTGGCGGCTTGAGGCCCAGCAGAAGCCGGCGCCTGCCTGGCCCGATCCGGTGAAGGAAGCCCATCGCCTGGACTTCGATGCAGGACCGCAACTGGTCGTCGCCGAAGGCGCCGTTTTTTTTGGTTCGTCCGCCGATGATACGCTGCGGGCGGTGGACGCCAGGACGGGCCGCGTGCGCTGGAGTTTCACCACCGGCGGCCCGATCCGCTTTGCGCCGGCTGTCGATCAGGGACGTGTTTATGCCGCCTCCGATGACGGTTATTTGTATTGCCTGGATGCGGCGCAGGGCGATCTGCTGTGGAAGTTCCACGCCGCCGGGCGCGACGATCGGGTGCTGGGAAACGGCCGTTTCATTTCTCGCTGGCCGCTGCGTAGCGGCGTTCTGGTCGACGGCGGCGTGGCCTACCTTACGGCCGGCATGTGGCCGAGTGAAGGCGTCATGATTTACGCGCTCGACGCGGAGAGCGGCAAGGTAAAATGGTGCAACGACACGGCCGACGCTCTGTACCTGGCTCAGCCCCATGCGAAGGCATATTCGCTGACAGGCGTCTCGCCGCAGGGCTATCTGCTGGCGAACAAGGAGTTGCTGTTTGTGCCGACGGGGCGCGGGGCGCCGGCGGCCTTTGATCGTCAAACGGGCGAGCTGAGATATTTCCGCCCTGCCGAAAGCAAGACCCACGGCGGATGCTGGGCGACCCTGGCGGGCCCGCGACTCTTTAACGGGGGACTTGTCTATACGGCCGCCACGGGCGACCAGATCGCTTGCCCCACACCGGGCGTGCCTTTGTGGGCGAAAGAGGATTTCGATTTTGGAACGCGGCAAAAGATCCTCGGTTACCGCGGCCAGCGCATTCTGGCCGACGGAGAAGATGTCCTGGGACGTCGCTCGGGTTATTGCCTGGCGCTCGCCGGCAATTTGCTGCTGGAAGGAAGCGAAGGCGCGCTGACCGCGTATGATCGCCAGAGCAAACAGGCCCAGACCGTGTTGTGGGAAACGCAACTGCCCGGCGGAGTGCGTAGCATCGCCGTGAGCGACGCCGCGGTATTCGCCGCGACGGATCGTGGCGACGTGTACTGCTTTGAGCATCAGGCGGAAACGGATGCAACACTCGCACCCGCGGCGACGCACGCCCCAGCGGTGATTGTGAAGTCATTGGCTGCGTCGCCCTTTGCGGACGCGGTTGTGGCTGCGGCCGAATTGGCGAACCTGTCCAAGGGCTACGCCCTGGTGGTGGGTGATGCGGCGCTGGCCGAGTCGCTGGTCGAGCGATTGTCGCTGCACGTGGTTTGCCTGCTGGAAAGCGATGCGGAGATCGCCAGGGTTCGCGCTCGCCTGGTTGCGTCCGGCGTCTATGGCGCGAAGATCTCGGTGCAGTCGGTTGACCGGTTGCGCAATGGCGATTGTCCGGCGTTTTTCGCTAACCTGATTGTCGTGGATCCCTCTGTAGAGAATGTCGCTGGTGAAGAAGTCTGGCGCCTTTTGCGTCCGTGCGGCGGGGTGCTCTGCTTTTTGGGAAGCAACCTGCAGGACGCCCGTCAAAAGGTGGCAAGCGTGGAGGATCCGCCAGAGGCGCGCGGCGAGCTTAAGGGGCTGGCCTGGCTGCGACGCGGCAAGTTGCCGGGCGCCTTTGACTGGGATTCGCCGTCGTCGGCCGATCAACGGGTGCGCTGGCCTTTGGAGCTGGCCTGGTTTGGCGGTCCTGGGCCCGCCCGGATGCAAGATCGTCATCAAACTTCGATTGCGCCGCCCGTCGTGGCGAACGGCCGCTACTTCGTCGCCGGAGAACAGCAAGTCATCGCCGTCGACGCCTACAACGGAGTTGAGCTCTGGTCGCACGCCTTTGTGGAAGGGACGATCGGAGAGAAGTCTGCCGTCCGTCTGGAAGGTTTGGCGGCCGACGATCAGTTTGTCTACTATCGGCTGGGCGAGGACTGGCGGAGGCTGGATGCGCAGTCGGGTGAAAAGCTCAGCTCGGTGGCCGAATTACCCGCGGGCCTGCATCCGTGGGGGCGACCATCGCGCCGCGACGAGCCGTTTGCCATGTCGTTGCGGGCGCATGCGCTGACGAAGGAATCGGTCCCGCGGATGTACTATCGGGCTTACGGCTGTAACCAGGTGCTGGCGGCGGACGGCGTCGATTTCTTTCGCTCCGGCACGCTGGGGCTCTATGACCTGAACGATGACAGCGGACTCCGAAACTTCGGCGGCGTGCGGCCCGGTTGCTGGCGATCACATAACGCGGCCTTTGGCGTTTTCCTTTCTTCCGAAGGGAGCAGCGGTTGTCGCTGCACGTATAATTTTCAAACGTCGCTGATGCTGGCTCCGACCACTAAACGCCGCCACGAGGACTGGGCTGTCTATCACGATTTGCCGACGAACGGTCTGGTCCGCCGGATGCACCTTAACCTGGGAGCCCCTGGCGATCGCCGCGACCAGGAAGGGCGTTTGTGGCTGGCGTATCCGCGGCCCAAGCAGGCGATCACCCTGCAGTTGCCCGTCGCCATTGACGGCGGCGCCGCTTATCATTTCGACGCCGACCGCTGGCCTGTGCAGAACACCGACCAGCCTTGGATCTATTCTTCGGGCTATCGCGGACTGCGGCGTGTGACGATCGATCTCGACCAGCAGCAGCCGTTGATTTCTGTCGCGCAACCCGCCTCTCCCATCGTCGATGGCCAGATGGCGGAAGGCGAATGGATCGCGACCGCGCAGGCGTCGCTGCTGCCGCTGCAGAACCGACAGAATCGCGGCGCCCCGAACCGGGCATTGATCGACCCCGCCGACTGGACGCCGGAGGTGCGTTTCGCCCACGACGACGAGAATTTGTACGTGGCCTTTCACCAGGCCAACCGGCTGGATCAACGCGGCAAGCCGTATGCATGGCGGAAAACAACCACAGGGTCCAACGCCAGCGTCTGGAGTGACGATTCGTGCGAGTTGTTCCTCAGCGACACGGATCAGAAAACGGTGCTCCATTTCGGCGTGTCAGCGTCGGGAGCGACCTTCGATGCTCGCCTGCAGCCGGGCGACGCGTTGGAGTCGGTCGCCTGGGACGCTCCCTGGAAGGCCTCCGTCGCAGCCGACGACGAGGCATTCCTCGTAGAACTCGCGATCCCTTTCCAAACCTTGCGCGAAGCAGGTCTGTCGCCGTCGCACCTGCTGGCCAACCTGCAGACGAACTGGGCCGGGTGGAGTATGCCGCTGCGTTTCCTGGGCAGTCGGGGCCGCCGTGCTTGCGAGAACTTTTCTCCGCTTGGGCTGGGAGTCGCGCCGCCTTCGCCTCGACGCCGGTTTCATGTGCGGCTTCACTTTGCGGATCCCGACGCCGACCCGGATTCCGCCGTCGCTGATAAGGGCCCTTTCGCGATCCAGATCCAAGGAAAAACGGTGCGAACTGCGTTTACTCCGCAAGCGGCTGTCGGCCAGTCGGCCGCCGCGATCGTTGCGGAATTCAGCGATATCGGTGCGACGGACTCCCTCACGATTGACTTCGTTCCCAGTAACGGCCAGGAGTTGGGGGTCTCGCTGTCCGGTATCGAAATCGAAGAACAGGCAGAGTGA
- a CDS encoding amidohydrolase family protein, protein MTPWEPTRRTLLQAAAGWGIALTAAPSVIAATGRQAPPRVDTHLHCFAGLKDPRFPYHQRAPYRPAEEATPESLLACMEGAEVAFAVVVHPEPYQDDHRYLLHCLEVGKGRLKGVVLLFADRPGSLDQMPRLAANGNVAAVRVHAYAPDRLPPFGQPELKRLWSMATELGLAVQIHFEPRYAPGFEPLLKEFPDTRVIIDHLGRPFQGTPQEHAVVVRWSQFPQTVMKLSAIPEPRSYPHREIGPIIRQLADAYGPDRMMFGGGFGAGATPESYRQAFERGQSYLDHLSAADQAKILGGTAARFFGFGDA, encoded by the coding sequence ATGACGCCATGGGAACCAACCCGACGCACTCTGCTGCAGGCCGCGGCCGGATGGGGGATCGCCCTGACGGCAGCCCCCTCGGTAATTGCCGCGACGGGCCGCCAGGCGCCTCCGCGGGTGGATACGCACTTGCACTGTTTTGCCGGCCTGAAAGATCCACGCTTTCCCTATCACCAACGCGCCCCGTACCGTCCGGCCGAGGAGGCGACTCCCGAGAGCCTGCTCGCCTGCATGGAAGGCGCCGAAGTCGCTTTCGCCGTGGTCGTCCACCCGGAACCGTACCAGGACGATCATCGCTACCTGCTGCATTGCCTGGAGGTCGGCAAGGGGCGTCTCAAAGGGGTCGTCCTGCTATTCGCGGATCGGCCGGGCTCGCTCGATCAAATGCCCCGACTGGCGGCCAATGGAAACGTGGCGGCCGTGCGGGTGCATGCCTACGCGCCGGACCGCCTGCCTCCCTTTGGTCAGCCGGAACTCAAGCGTTTATGGAGCATGGCGACGGAACTGGGACTGGCCGTCCAGATTCATTTTGAACCCCGCTATGCGCCTGGGTTTGAGCCGTTGCTGAAAGAGTTTCCCGATACCCGTGTCATCATCGACCATTTGGGACGGCCATTCCAAGGAACGCCCCAGGAGCATGCCGTCGTCGTTCGCTGGTCGCAATTTCCGCAAACGGTGATGAAGTTATCCGCGATTCCCGAGCCGCGCAGCTATCCGCACCGAGAAATTGGTCCGATCATTCGCCAGCTGGCCGATGCCTATGGCCCCGATCGCATGATGTTCGGCGGCGGTTTCGGAGCGGGCGCCACGCCGGAAAGTTATCGCCAGGCGTTTGAGCGCGGTCAATCCTACCTTGATCACCTGTCAGCCGCCGACCAGGCAAAGATTCTGGGCGGAACGGCCGCCCGGTTCTTTGGTTTTGGCGACGCGTAA